The following are encoded in a window of Anopheles stephensi strain Indian chromosome X, UCI_ANSTEP_V1.0, whole genome shotgun sequence genomic DNA:
- the LOC118509806 gene encoding proton channel OtopLc-like isoform X2 — MRVPELRVHPPPDDGGIAGSKGGPHRDISEASSAAASARPSPLQSRRGTLDSVELVERYHYAKNPNRSGSHSPSLYEPRRRLSSFGAQKRIFLDLIRKHGSKLSLSRKFSEVSTKTDELNRESRKLQRDRILARNQLGTALSALYAKLLIIMGVTLPVTELVASAAPANFHQPFYLYLYGVSILFCTFLYIARWRRQTQLEFLTQCADERKSSVVRVPTTAAAAHSGSFYLRIGAIAFGIGSLVYSALDFGQYFELDGSDDSGCRNLLVALLPAARMLLCVVQMQFIIVSGKDFGLDRHAFVSRFGLMHMLATNVCEWLYVLVEEAKHEIVHLDHSLQQQHQQTNLTGNATTGSKQHLPDVQCRTTNIMSTLVHNAAPFLFPCTIEYSLICALTLYELWSALNRTTDPTRKPAPSDRTVTGRPANRLSIDCSSAQRGMFGGIVTLVLTLIVLIMYFVLRKERHLQHAATLEIVVYEIALYSVTLVAVVMAMQRMRDLRVVTQRSKCSAQSAAALPIDCHLLLVTQTGICIYGVFSIIGTYHTHGQLLHWAILSEVLALAQTSLQTLFVLSTWWRRCKGARQNRTKPGREIVTFLLVANLAAWMVNSLVKSNASFRPLVMGFYGAAAWAIIAHISMPLAIFYRFHSTICLFEIWKNSYKARYNESW; from the exons ATGCGAGTTCCTGAGCTTCG GGTCCATCCACCGCCGGACGATGGAGGAATCGCCGGTTCGAAGGGAGGTCCCCACCGAGATATCTCCGAGGCAAGTTCGGCAGCCGCGAGTGCCCGTCCATCACCTCTCCAGAGTCGCCGAGGCACCCTGGACAGTGTGGAGCTGGTGGAACGTTACCACTACGCGAAAAACCCTAACCGCAGTGGATCCCACTCCCCGAGCCTGTACGAACCGCGTCGACGACTCTCGAGCTTCGGTGCCCAGAAGCGCATCTTTCTCGATCTGATACGCAAACACGGCAGCAAACTGTCACTGAGCCGCAAATTCTCCGAGGTGTCCACCAAGACGGATGAGCTGAATCGGGAGAGTCGGAAGTTGCAGCGGGATCGAATTTTAGCAAG GAATCAGCTTGGCACGGCACTGTCCGCACTGTACGCAAAGCTTCTAATCATTATGGGTGTTACACTACCGGTGACGGAGCTTGTCGCCAGTGCCGCACCGGCCAACTTCCACCAACCGTTCTACCTCTACCTGTACGGTGTCTCCATCCTGTTCTGCACCTTCCTATACATTGCCCGCTGGCGACGGCAAACCCAGCTCGAGTTCCTTACCCAGTGTGCAG ATGAGCGGAAGTCGTCCGTTGTCCGGGTCCCGACCACCGCCGCAGCCGCCCACAGTGGCTCGTTCTATCTGCGCATCGGTGCGATTGCGTTCGGCATCGGAAGCCTCGTGTACTCTGCCCTAGATTTTGGCCAATACTTCGAGCTGGACG gcTCGGATGACTCTGGGTGTCGCAATCTGCTGGTCGCCCTGTTGCCCGCCGCCCGGATGCTGCTGTGCGTGGTCCAGATGCAGTTCATCATCGTGAGCGGGAAAGACTTCGGGCTGGATCGGCACGCATTCGTATCCCGCTTCGGTCTGATGCACATGCTGGCGACGAACGTGTGCGAGTGGTTGTACGTGCTGGTCGAGGAGGCGAAGCATGAAATCGTGCACCTCGACCACagcctgcagcagcagcaccagcagacCAACCTGACAGGCAACGCAACTACAg GATCAAAGCAACACCTGCCGGACGTACAGTGTCGCACCACCAACATCATGAGCACGCTCGTCCACAATGCCGCACCGTTCCTGTTCCCCTGCACCATCGAGTACTCGCTCATCTGCGCCCTCACACTGTACGAGCTGTGGAGTGCGTTGAACCGTACCACCGACCCAACCCGCAAACCTGCCCCCTCCGACCGTACCGTCACCGGCCGGCCCGCAAACCGACTCTCGATCGACTGTTCCAGCGCACAGCGCGGTATGTTCGGCGGTATCGTAACGCTCGTCCTAACGCTGATCGTACTCATCATGTACTTCGTGCTGCGAAAGGAGCGCCATCTGCAGCATGCGGCCACACTCGAGATAGTGGTGTACGAGATCGCCCTCTACTCGGTAACACTGGTCGCCGTCGTTATGGCGATGCAACGTATGCGTGATCTTCGCGTCGTTACCCAACGCTCCAAATGTTCGGCTCAATCGGCCGCCGCCCTACCGATCGACTGTCATCTACTGCTCGTAACGCAAACCGGCATCTGCATCTACGGCGTATTCTCCATCATCGGTACGTACCATACCCACGGGCAGCTACTTCACTGGGCCATCCTATCGGAGGTACTCGCCCTAGCGCAAACCTCACTCCAAACACTGTTCGTGCTCAGTACCTGGTGGCGTCGGTGCAAGGGTGCCCGGCAGAATCGCACCAAACCGGGACGGGAGATCGTTACCTTTCTGCTGGTGGCGAACCTAGCCGCCTGGATGGTGAACTCGCTCGTCAAAAGTAACGCTAGCTTCCGGCCGCTTGTGATGGGATTTTACGGTGCGGCGGCATGGGCCATCATCGCCCACATCTCGATGCCACTCGCCATCTTCTACCGGTTCCATTCCACGATCTGTCTGTTTGAGATCTGGAAGAATAGCTACAAGGCACGGTACAACGAGAGCTGGTAG
- the LOC118509806 gene encoding proton channel OtopLc-like isoform X1 — protein MPGAATSRVHPPPDDGGIAGSKGGPHRDISEASSAAASARPSPLQSRRGTLDSVELVERYHYAKNPNRSGSHSPSLYEPRRRLSSFGAQKRIFLDLIRKHGSKLSLSRKFSEVSTKTDELNRESRKLQRDRILARNQLGTALSALYAKLLIIMGVTLPVTELVASAAPANFHQPFYLYLYGVSILFCTFLYIARWRRQTQLEFLTQCADERKSSVVRVPTTAAAAHSGSFYLRIGAIAFGIGSLVYSALDFGQYFELDGSDDSGCRNLLVALLPAARMLLCVVQMQFIIVSGKDFGLDRHAFVSRFGLMHMLATNVCEWLYVLVEEAKHEIVHLDHSLQQQHQQTNLTGNATTGSKQHLPDVQCRTTNIMSTLVHNAAPFLFPCTIEYSLICALTLYELWSALNRTTDPTRKPAPSDRTVTGRPANRLSIDCSSAQRGMFGGIVTLVLTLIVLIMYFVLRKERHLQHAATLEIVVYEIALYSVTLVAVVMAMQRMRDLRVVTQRSKCSAQSAAALPIDCHLLLVTQTGICIYGVFSIIGTYHTHGQLLHWAILSEVLALAQTSLQTLFVLSTWWRRCKGARQNRTKPGREIVTFLLVANLAAWMVNSLVKSNASFRPLVMGFYGAAAWAIIAHISMPLAIFYRFHSTICLFEIWKNSYKARYNESW, from the exons GGTCCATCCACCGCCGGACGATGGAGGAATCGCCGGTTCGAAGGGAGGTCCCCACCGAGATATCTCCGAGGCAAGTTCGGCAGCCGCGAGTGCCCGTCCATCACCTCTCCAGAGTCGCCGAGGCACCCTGGACAGTGTGGAGCTGGTGGAACGTTACCACTACGCGAAAAACCCTAACCGCAGTGGATCCCACTCCCCGAGCCTGTACGAACCGCGTCGACGACTCTCGAGCTTCGGTGCCCAGAAGCGCATCTTTCTCGATCTGATACGCAAACACGGCAGCAAACTGTCACTGAGCCGCAAATTCTCCGAGGTGTCCACCAAGACGGATGAGCTGAATCGGGAGAGTCGGAAGTTGCAGCGGGATCGAATTTTAGCAAG GAATCAGCTTGGCACGGCACTGTCCGCACTGTACGCAAAGCTTCTAATCATTATGGGTGTTACACTACCGGTGACGGAGCTTGTCGCCAGTGCCGCACCGGCCAACTTCCACCAACCGTTCTACCTCTACCTGTACGGTGTCTCCATCCTGTTCTGCACCTTCCTATACATTGCCCGCTGGCGACGGCAAACCCAGCTCGAGTTCCTTACCCAGTGTGCAG ATGAGCGGAAGTCGTCCGTTGTCCGGGTCCCGACCACCGCCGCAGCCGCCCACAGTGGCTCGTTCTATCTGCGCATCGGTGCGATTGCGTTCGGCATCGGAAGCCTCGTGTACTCTGCCCTAGATTTTGGCCAATACTTCGAGCTGGACG gcTCGGATGACTCTGGGTGTCGCAATCTGCTGGTCGCCCTGTTGCCCGCCGCCCGGATGCTGCTGTGCGTGGTCCAGATGCAGTTCATCATCGTGAGCGGGAAAGACTTCGGGCTGGATCGGCACGCATTCGTATCCCGCTTCGGTCTGATGCACATGCTGGCGACGAACGTGTGCGAGTGGTTGTACGTGCTGGTCGAGGAGGCGAAGCATGAAATCGTGCACCTCGACCACagcctgcagcagcagcaccagcagacCAACCTGACAGGCAACGCAACTACAg GATCAAAGCAACACCTGCCGGACGTACAGTGTCGCACCACCAACATCATGAGCACGCTCGTCCACAATGCCGCACCGTTCCTGTTCCCCTGCACCATCGAGTACTCGCTCATCTGCGCCCTCACACTGTACGAGCTGTGGAGTGCGTTGAACCGTACCACCGACCCAACCCGCAAACCTGCCCCCTCCGACCGTACCGTCACCGGCCGGCCCGCAAACCGACTCTCGATCGACTGTTCCAGCGCACAGCGCGGTATGTTCGGCGGTATCGTAACGCTCGTCCTAACGCTGATCGTACTCATCATGTACTTCGTGCTGCGAAAGGAGCGCCATCTGCAGCATGCGGCCACACTCGAGATAGTGGTGTACGAGATCGCCCTCTACTCGGTAACACTGGTCGCCGTCGTTATGGCGATGCAACGTATGCGTGATCTTCGCGTCGTTACCCAACGCTCCAAATGTTCGGCTCAATCGGCCGCCGCCCTACCGATCGACTGTCATCTACTGCTCGTAACGCAAACCGGCATCTGCATCTACGGCGTATTCTCCATCATCGGTACGTACCATACCCACGGGCAGCTACTTCACTGGGCCATCCTATCGGAGGTACTCGCCCTAGCGCAAACCTCACTCCAAACACTGTTCGTGCTCAGTACCTGGTGGCGTCGGTGCAAGGGTGCCCGGCAGAATCGCACCAAACCGGGACGGGAGATCGTTACCTTTCTGCTGGTGGCGAACCTAGCCGCCTGGATGGTGAACTCGCTCGTCAAAAGTAACGCTAGCTTCCGGCCGCTTGTGATGGGATTTTACGGTGCGGCGGCATGGGCCATCATCGCCCACATCTCGATGCCACTCGCCATCTTCTACCGGTTCCATTCCACGATCTGTCTGTTTGAGATCTGGAAGAATAGCTACAAGGCACGGTACAACGAGAGCTGGTAG
- the LOC118509778 gene encoding proton channel OtopLc isoform X2 gives MSTSVTPSTPGSTGGKLLKKNSVSFSEQLESELASLGETATATVDEEADSPHNEDDAQPVLSFAKDSNYLSVPKGDHDPDSGIQLLGKSGGSILSNAKTMPVKYNHHHNHQHHGSSTMLDQIPEDLESRRNGGGGGETYTSGRRSSSVAHEGHGHTKPSLMAAIRRGSLAWLPGRRHHNNDIESNMGSKVSLSQLPPSSGPLSEQALESRRKNRRFGDDALSTALSALYAKIVVILGIALPVTEILSSQIPANVYQGFYLFLYTVSIAFVIFVYASTMRRRAVLTLIKSYHEKTNSSSSTKKRIPHFGSFYLRVGAIAFGIGTMVYSGLEFGQYFELNASPGCSSIFIALTPAARMLLSLVQMQFIFLNTSDLDMARHKVFARFGLMHMVATNLCEWLYVLVEETKHEIHHLAHTAHHKGDALDTYTALVTAASTPTSTVSTTTTTSDSSEELLDAALNHTLVRRATEPAAEYVDCQRTNIMGSLVQNVSPFLFPCTIEYSLICAVILYEMWKKVKTIAEIDRTRRSSIKVQTGAGSKSAHHFSVDCSRAHRGMFGGILLTVLTIICLIMYFVLYDEPGYEYFAIQEVTIAETLMYALTAVAVVVAMLKMRDLKYQRKKNDHHSGSISLDCTLLVLAQTGVYVYGMFSIVGSYFSMKQGVPGAREGLVAELFSLIQTSIQTLFILNAVWRKCRGAQQNRTKPGREIVTFLLVANMAMWFINTLIKGRASFRPSHLDFFGTWAWTVITHVSMPLAIFYRFHSTICLFEVWKSTYKVKINDHH, from the exons ATGTCCACCAGCGTTACGCCCAGCACACCCGGCAGTACGGGCGGCAAGCTGCTCAAGAAGAACTCCGTCTCCTTCAG TGAGCAGCTAGAAAGTGAGCTAGCGTCACTCGGCGAAACAGCTACCGCCACCGTTGACGAGGAAGCGGACAGCCCCCACAACGAAGACGATGCTCAGCCGGTACTGAGCTTCGCCAAGGACAGTAACTATCTGTCCGTGCCGAAAGGTGATCACGACCCGGACAGCGGGATACAGCTGCTAGGCAAATCGGGAGGTTCGATCTTGAGCAACGCGAAGACAATGCCGGTCAAATATAATCACCATCACAACCATCAGCATCATGGGTCCAGTACGATGCTGGATCAAATACCGGAAGATCTGGAATCGCGGCGGAATGGTGGGGGAGGTGGTGAAACGTACACATCCGGCCGACGTTCGTCCTCTGTCGCGCATGAGGGCCATGGACACACGAAACCATCACTGATGGCTGCCATTCGTCGAGGATCGCTGGCCTGGTTGCCTGGGCGACGGCATCACAACAATGATATTGAGTCAAACATGGGCAGCAAAGTGTCGTTAAGCCAGCTGCCACCATCGAGTGGACCACTGAGTGAGCAGGCACTGGAATCGCGCCGTAAAAACAGACGCTTTGGAGA TGATGCACTCAGTACAGCTCTATCCGCTTTGTACGCAAAGATAGTCGTCATCCTCGGTATTGCGCTACCGGTCACCGAGATTCTATCCTCCCAGATACCGGCCAACGTTTACCAGGGCTTCTACCTGTTTCTCTACACCGTCAGCATCGCGTTTGTGATCTTCGTGTACGCCTCCACGATGCGACGACGTGCAGTGCTAACCCTCATCAAGAGTTATC ATGAGAAAACGAACAGTAGCTCCTCGACGAAGAAGCGCATACCGCACTTTGGTAGCTTCTATCTGCGGGTCGGTGCTATCGCGTTCGGTATCGGTACGATGGTGTACTCGGGGCTCGAGTTTGGACAGTACTTCGAGCTGAACGCATCACCCGGATGTTCTAGCATCTTCATCGCACTAACGCCGGCCGCCCGGATGCTGCTGTCGCTGGTGCAGATGCAGTTCATCTTTCTGAACACGTCCGATTTGGATATGGCCAGACATAAGGTGTTTGCTAGGTTTGGGCTAATGCATATGGTCGCGACGAATCTGTGCGAGTGGTTGTACGTGTTGGTGGAGGAGACAAAGCACGAGATCCACCATCTTGCCCATACGGCACATCACAAGG GTGATGCACTGGACACCTACACAGCGCTAGTTACGGCCGCATCAACGCCAACCAGCACTGTCTCCACCACGACCACAACTTCAGACTCTTCGGAAGAGCTGCTAGATGCCGCCCTCAATCACACACTGGTCCGGCGTGCCACCGAACCTGCAGCAGAGTACGTCGACTGTCAACGCACCAACATAATGGGATCGCTCGTCCAGAACGTATCCCCATTTCTCTTTCCCTGCACGATCGAGTACTCGCTCATCTGTGCCGTCATCCTGTACGAGATGTGGAAGAAGGTTAAAACGATTGCAGAGATCGATCGTACACGCCGCAGCTCGATCAAGGTGCAGACCGGAGCCGGCTCGAAGAGTGCTCACCATTTCTCCGTCGACTGTTCCCGGGCACATCGGGGCATGTTTGGCGGTATCCTGCTGACGGTCCTCACAATCATCTGTCTCATCATGTACTTCGTGCTGTATGACGAACCCGGATACGAGTACTTCGCGATCCAGGAAGTGACGATCGCGGAAACGCTCATGTACGCACTGACAGCGGTCGCGGTGGTGGTCGCCATGCTGAAGATGCGTGATCTGAAGTACCAGCGGAAGAAGAACGACCATCACAGTGGGTCGATCAGTCTCGACTGTACGCTGCTGGTGTTGGCCCAAACGGGGGTGTACGTGTACGGGATGTTCAGTATCGTCGGCAGCTACTTCTCGATGAAGCAGGGTGTGCCGGGAGCGAGGGAAGGCTTGGTGGCGGAACTGTTCAGCCTCATACAGACCTCGATCCAGACGCTGTTTATCCTGAACGCGGTCTGGCGCAAGTGCCGCGGTGCTCAGCAGAACCGCACGAAACCGGGCAGGGAGATCGTTACCTTCCTGCTGGTCGCCAACATGGCGATGTGGTTCATCAACACGCTGATTAAGGGACGGGCCAGCTTCCGGCCGTCTCATCTCGATTTCTTCGGCACCTGGGCCTGGACGGTGATTACGCACGTGTCGATGCCGCTCGCCATCTTTTACCGGTTCCACTCGACGATCTGTCTGTTTGAGGTGTGGAAATCGACGTACAAGGTGAAGATCAACGATCATCATTAG
- the LOC118509778 gene encoding proton channel OtopLc isoform X1 produces MIVGELPMDGPFVKPLVRPTVRAPIAKSEQLESELASLGETATATVDEEADSPHNEDDAQPVLSFAKDSNYLSVPKGDHDPDSGIQLLGKSGGSILSNAKTMPVKYNHHHNHQHHGSSTMLDQIPEDLESRRNGGGGGETYTSGRRSSSVAHEGHGHTKPSLMAAIRRGSLAWLPGRRHHNNDIESNMGSKVSLSQLPPSSGPLSEQALESRRKNRRFGDDALSTALSALYAKIVVILGIALPVTEILSSQIPANVYQGFYLFLYTVSIAFVIFVYASTMRRRAVLTLIKSYHEKTNSSSSTKKRIPHFGSFYLRVGAIAFGIGTMVYSGLEFGQYFELNASPGCSSIFIALTPAARMLLSLVQMQFIFLNTSDLDMARHKVFARFGLMHMVATNLCEWLYVLVEETKHEIHHLAHTAHHKGDALDTYTALVTAASTPTSTVSTTTTTSDSSEELLDAALNHTLVRRATEPAAEYVDCQRTNIMGSLVQNVSPFLFPCTIEYSLICAVILYEMWKKVKTIAEIDRTRRSSIKVQTGAGSKSAHHFSVDCSRAHRGMFGGILLTVLTIICLIMYFVLYDEPGYEYFAIQEVTIAETLMYALTAVAVVVAMLKMRDLKYQRKKNDHHSGSISLDCTLLVLAQTGVYVYGMFSIVGSYFSMKQGVPGAREGLVAELFSLIQTSIQTLFILNAVWRKCRGAQQNRTKPGREIVTFLLVANMAMWFINTLIKGRASFRPSHLDFFGTWAWTVITHVSMPLAIFYRFHSTICLFEVWKSTYKVKINDHH; encoded by the exons ATGATCGTTGGTGAGTTGCCGATGGACGGCCCATTCGTCAAACCGTTGGTGCGACCGACCGTCCGGGCACCGATCGCAAAGAG TGAGCAGCTAGAAAGTGAGCTAGCGTCACTCGGCGAAACAGCTACCGCCACCGTTGACGAGGAAGCGGACAGCCCCCACAACGAAGACGATGCTCAGCCGGTACTGAGCTTCGCCAAGGACAGTAACTATCTGTCCGTGCCGAAAGGTGATCACGACCCGGACAGCGGGATACAGCTGCTAGGCAAATCGGGAGGTTCGATCTTGAGCAACGCGAAGACAATGCCGGTCAAATATAATCACCATCACAACCATCAGCATCATGGGTCCAGTACGATGCTGGATCAAATACCGGAAGATCTGGAATCGCGGCGGAATGGTGGGGGAGGTGGTGAAACGTACACATCCGGCCGACGTTCGTCCTCTGTCGCGCATGAGGGCCATGGACACACGAAACCATCACTGATGGCTGCCATTCGTCGAGGATCGCTGGCCTGGTTGCCTGGGCGACGGCATCACAACAATGATATTGAGTCAAACATGGGCAGCAAAGTGTCGTTAAGCCAGCTGCCACCATCGAGTGGACCACTGAGTGAGCAGGCACTGGAATCGCGCCGTAAAAACAGACGCTTTGGAGA TGATGCACTCAGTACAGCTCTATCCGCTTTGTACGCAAAGATAGTCGTCATCCTCGGTATTGCGCTACCGGTCACCGAGATTCTATCCTCCCAGATACCGGCCAACGTTTACCAGGGCTTCTACCTGTTTCTCTACACCGTCAGCATCGCGTTTGTGATCTTCGTGTACGCCTCCACGATGCGACGACGTGCAGTGCTAACCCTCATCAAGAGTTATC ATGAGAAAACGAACAGTAGCTCCTCGACGAAGAAGCGCATACCGCACTTTGGTAGCTTCTATCTGCGGGTCGGTGCTATCGCGTTCGGTATCGGTACGATGGTGTACTCGGGGCTCGAGTTTGGACAGTACTTCGAGCTGAACGCATCACCCGGATGTTCTAGCATCTTCATCGCACTAACGCCGGCCGCCCGGATGCTGCTGTCGCTGGTGCAGATGCAGTTCATCTTTCTGAACACGTCCGATTTGGATATGGCCAGACATAAGGTGTTTGCTAGGTTTGGGCTAATGCATATGGTCGCGACGAATCTGTGCGAGTGGTTGTACGTGTTGGTGGAGGAGACAAAGCACGAGATCCACCATCTTGCCCATACGGCACATCACAAGG GTGATGCACTGGACACCTACACAGCGCTAGTTACGGCCGCATCAACGCCAACCAGCACTGTCTCCACCACGACCACAACTTCAGACTCTTCGGAAGAGCTGCTAGATGCCGCCCTCAATCACACACTGGTCCGGCGTGCCACCGAACCTGCAGCAGAGTACGTCGACTGTCAACGCACCAACATAATGGGATCGCTCGTCCAGAACGTATCCCCATTTCTCTTTCCCTGCACGATCGAGTACTCGCTCATCTGTGCCGTCATCCTGTACGAGATGTGGAAGAAGGTTAAAACGATTGCAGAGATCGATCGTACACGCCGCAGCTCGATCAAGGTGCAGACCGGAGCCGGCTCGAAGAGTGCTCACCATTTCTCCGTCGACTGTTCCCGGGCACATCGGGGCATGTTTGGCGGTATCCTGCTGACGGTCCTCACAATCATCTGTCTCATCATGTACTTCGTGCTGTATGACGAACCCGGATACGAGTACTTCGCGATCCAGGAAGTGACGATCGCGGAAACGCTCATGTACGCACTGACAGCGGTCGCGGTGGTGGTCGCCATGCTGAAGATGCGTGATCTGAAGTACCAGCGGAAGAAGAACGACCATCACAGTGGGTCGATCAGTCTCGACTGTACGCTGCTGGTGTTGGCCCAAACGGGGGTGTACGTGTACGGGATGTTCAGTATCGTCGGCAGCTACTTCTCGATGAAGCAGGGTGTGCCGGGAGCGAGGGAAGGCTTGGTGGCGGAACTGTTCAGCCTCATACAGACCTCGATCCAGACGCTGTTTATCCTGAACGCGGTCTGGCGCAAGTGCCGCGGTGCTCAGCAGAACCGCACGAAACCGGGCAGGGAGATCGTTACCTTCCTGCTGGTCGCCAACATGGCGATGTGGTTCATCAACACGCTGATTAAGGGACGGGCCAGCTTCCGGCCGTCTCATCTCGATTTCTTCGGCACCTGGGCCTGGACGGTGATTACGCACGTGTCGATGCCGCTCGCCATCTTTTACCGGTTCCACTCGACGATCTGTCTGTTTGAGGTGTGGAAATCGACGTACAAGGTGAAGATCAACGATCATCATTAG
- the LOC118509778 gene encoding proton channel OtopLc isoform X3: MPVKYNHHHNHQHHGSSTMLDQIPEDLESRRNGGGGGETYTSGRRSSSVAHEGHGHTKPSLMAAIRRGSLAWLPGRRHHNNDIESNMGSKVSLSQLPPSSGPLSEQALESRRKNRRFGDDALSTALSALYAKIVVILGIALPVTEILSSQIPANVYQGFYLFLYTVSIAFVIFVYASTMRRRAVLTLIKSYHEKTNSSSSTKKRIPHFGSFYLRVGAIAFGIGTMVYSGLEFGQYFELNASPGCSSIFIALTPAARMLLSLVQMQFIFLNTSDLDMARHKVFARFGLMHMVATNLCEWLYVLVEETKHEIHHLAHTAHHKGDALDTYTALVTAASTPTSTVSTTTTTSDSSEELLDAALNHTLVRRATEPAAEYVDCQRTNIMGSLVQNVSPFLFPCTIEYSLICAVILYEMWKKVKTIAEIDRTRRSSIKVQTGAGSKSAHHFSVDCSRAHRGMFGGILLTVLTIICLIMYFVLYDEPGYEYFAIQEVTIAETLMYALTAVAVVVAMLKMRDLKYQRKKNDHHSGSISLDCTLLVLAQTGVYVYGMFSIVGSYFSMKQGVPGAREGLVAELFSLIQTSIQTLFILNAVWRKCRGAQQNRTKPGREIVTFLLVANMAMWFINTLIKGRASFRPSHLDFFGTWAWTVITHVSMPLAIFYRFHSTICLFEVWKSTYKVKINDHH, translated from the exons ATGCCGGTCAAATATAATCACCATCACAACCATCAGCATCATGGGTCCAGTACGATGCTGGATCAAATACCGGAAGATCTGGAATCGCGGCGGAATGGTGGGGGAGGTGGTGAAACGTACACATCCGGCCGACGTTCGTCCTCTGTCGCGCATGAGGGCCATGGACACACGAAACCATCACTGATGGCTGCCATTCGTCGAGGATCGCTGGCCTGGTTGCCTGGGCGACGGCATCACAACAATGATATTGAGTCAAACATGGGCAGCAAAGTGTCGTTAAGCCAGCTGCCACCATCGAGTGGACCACTGAGTGAGCAGGCACTGGAATCGCGCCGTAAAAACAGACGCTTTGGAGA TGATGCACTCAGTACAGCTCTATCCGCTTTGTACGCAAAGATAGTCGTCATCCTCGGTATTGCGCTACCGGTCACCGAGATTCTATCCTCCCAGATACCGGCCAACGTTTACCAGGGCTTCTACCTGTTTCTCTACACCGTCAGCATCGCGTTTGTGATCTTCGTGTACGCCTCCACGATGCGACGACGTGCAGTGCTAACCCTCATCAAGAGTTATC ATGAGAAAACGAACAGTAGCTCCTCGACGAAGAAGCGCATACCGCACTTTGGTAGCTTCTATCTGCGGGTCGGTGCTATCGCGTTCGGTATCGGTACGATGGTGTACTCGGGGCTCGAGTTTGGACAGTACTTCGAGCTGAACGCATCACCCGGATGTTCTAGCATCTTCATCGCACTAACGCCGGCCGCCCGGATGCTGCTGTCGCTGGTGCAGATGCAGTTCATCTTTCTGAACACGTCCGATTTGGATATGGCCAGACATAAGGTGTTTGCTAGGTTTGGGCTAATGCATATGGTCGCGACGAATCTGTGCGAGTGGTTGTACGTGTTGGTGGAGGAGACAAAGCACGAGATCCACCATCTTGCCCATACGGCACATCACAAGG GTGATGCACTGGACACCTACACAGCGCTAGTTACGGCCGCATCAACGCCAACCAGCACTGTCTCCACCACGACCACAACTTCAGACTCTTCGGAAGAGCTGCTAGATGCCGCCCTCAATCACACACTGGTCCGGCGTGCCACCGAACCTGCAGCAGAGTACGTCGACTGTCAACGCACCAACATAATGGGATCGCTCGTCCAGAACGTATCCCCATTTCTCTTTCCCTGCACGATCGAGTACTCGCTCATCTGTGCCGTCATCCTGTACGAGATGTGGAAGAAGGTTAAAACGATTGCAGAGATCGATCGTACACGCCGCAGCTCGATCAAGGTGCAGACCGGAGCCGGCTCGAAGAGTGCTCACCATTTCTCCGTCGACTGTTCCCGGGCACATCGGGGCATGTTTGGCGGTATCCTGCTGACGGTCCTCACAATCATCTGTCTCATCATGTACTTCGTGCTGTATGACGAACCCGGATACGAGTACTTCGCGATCCAGGAAGTGACGATCGCGGAAACGCTCATGTACGCACTGACAGCGGTCGCGGTGGTGGTCGCCATGCTGAAGATGCGTGATCTGAAGTACCAGCGGAAGAAGAACGACCATCACAGTGGGTCGATCAGTCTCGACTGTACGCTGCTGGTGTTGGCCCAAACGGGGGTGTACGTGTACGGGATGTTCAGTATCGTCGGCAGCTACTTCTCGATGAAGCAGGGTGTGCCGGGAGCGAGGGAAGGCTTGGTGGCGGAACTGTTCAGCCTCATACAGACCTCGATCCAGACGCTGTTTATCCTGAACGCGGTCTGGCGCAAGTGCCGCGGTGCTCAGCAGAACCGCACGAAACCGGGCAGGGAGATCGTTACCTTCCTGCTGGTCGCCAACATGGCGATGTGGTTCATCAACACGCTGATTAAGGGACGGGCCAGCTTCCGGCCGTCTCATCTCGATTTCTTCGGCACCTGGGCCTGGACGGTGATTACGCACGTGTCGATGCCGCTCGCCATCTTTTACCGGTTCCACTCGACGATCTGTCTGTTTGAGGTGTGGAAATCGACGTACAAGGTGAAGATCAACGATCATCATTAG